A single region of the Arthrobacter sp. zg-Y20 genome encodes:
- a CDS encoding VOC family protein translates to MNPHVSVVTVGVRDLEVTYAFYVSRLGWTPLQYVPEEVLFFQVNHGLVLSFFRADHLAAEAGPMGDIREAPFTLGHNLDSPAEVDAVLHQAAAAGGTITAPGTQMSWGGYSGYFTDPDGVRWEACHNPGLSVDDDGRVTLVTQNPAVLDRETLDPAGPDPDPEAAVEAALEASAANGPRG, encoded by the coding sequence GTGAACCCCCATGTATCCGTGGTGACCGTAGGCGTACGGGACCTCGAAGTGACTTACGCGTTCTATGTGTCCCGGCTGGGCTGGACTCCGCTGCAGTATGTTCCGGAAGAGGTGCTGTTTTTCCAGGTCAACCACGGCCTGGTGCTCTCCTTCTTCCGTGCCGACCACCTCGCGGCCGAAGCCGGGCCAATGGGTGACATCCGTGAGGCGCCCTTCACCCTGGGCCATAACCTGGACTCTCCCGCGGAAGTGGACGCGGTGCTGCACCAGGCCGCAGCTGCCGGCGGGACAATCACCGCCCCGGGTACGCAGATGAGCTGGGGCGGGTATTCCGGTTACTTCACCGACCCCGACGGCGTGCGCTGGGAGGCCTGCCACAACCCCGGGCTATCCGTGGACGACGACGGCCGGGTCACCTTGGTGACCCAGAATCCTGCGGTCCTGGACCGGGAAACCCTCGATCCCGCCGGACCGGACCCGGACCCGGAGGCGGCGGTCGAGGCTGCCTTGGAGGCGTCCGCAGCGAACGGGCCGCGGGGCTAG
- a CDS encoding SOS response-associated peptidase, protein MCGRYVMARAAADLVAEAEAEADANLELRASWNVAPTSDVPVVLERLVDGRRARQVHVARWGLVPGWAKDASVGVRAFNARSETVLEKPTFRDAVAARRCAVPVDGYYEWMAGPGKVRQPFYVSRTDGRPIYFAGLYEWWRDPAKDPGDPDRWLLSTSILTVASPPADSAEPVLRELAGLHDRLPLPLSPEAMTAWLDSAALAGTDTAALLAAATGQAYAAASDWHLRKAHHGVGNVRNDGAYLLQPDPAAAREDVLF, encoded by the coding sequence ATGTGCGGACGATACGTGATGGCCCGGGCCGCTGCGGACCTGGTGGCCGAAGCAGAAGCAGAGGCGGATGCCAACCTTGAGCTGCGCGCCTCCTGGAACGTGGCGCCGACGTCGGACGTCCCGGTAGTGCTCGAACGCCTGGTGGACGGGCGGCGGGCCCGGCAGGTGCACGTGGCCCGGTGGGGCCTGGTGCCGGGCTGGGCGAAGGATGCCTCGGTGGGGGTGCGGGCGTTCAACGCGCGCAGCGAAACGGTGCTGGAGAAGCCGACGTTCCGTGACGCCGTCGCCGCCCGGCGCTGCGCCGTTCCCGTGGACGGCTACTACGAGTGGATGGCCGGTCCCGGCAAGGTCCGGCAGCCGTTTTACGTTTCCCGGACCGACGGCCGGCCCATTTATTTCGCCGGGCTCTATGAATGGTGGCGGGATCCGGCGAAGGACCCGGGGGACCCGGACAGGTGGCTGCTCTCGACCTCCATCCTGACCGTCGCCTCACCGCCGGCGGACAGTGCCGAACCGGTGCTGCGGGAACTCGCGGGCCTGCATGACCGGCTGCCGCTGCCCCTGTCTCCGGAGGCAATGACCGCCTGGCTCGACTCTGCAGCGCTCGCCGGGACGGACACCGCCGCGCTGCTGGCTGCGGCAACCGGGCAGGCGTATGCGGCGGCGTCGGACTGGCACCTGCGCAAGGCACACCACGGGGTGGGGAATGTCCGCAACGACGGCGCGTACCTACTGCAGCCGGACCCGGCCGCGGCACGCGAGGACGTACTCTTCTAG
- a CDS encoding mycoredoxin yields MFSTSWCGYCRRLKSQLDREGIGYTEVNIEDVEGTADLVEALNGGNQTVPTVIFPDGSSATNPSASEVKSRLGL; encoded by the coding sequence ATGTTCTCCACCAGCTGGTGCGGCTACTGCCGCCGGCTGAAGTCGCAGCTGGACCGCGAGGGCATCGGCTACACCGAGGTCAACATTGAAGACGTGGAAGGCACCGCGGACCTGGTTGAGGCGCTGAACGGCGGCAACCAGACGGTTCCCACCGTGATCTTCCCGGACGGCTCCTCCGCCACCAACCCCTCCGCTTCCGAGGTCAAGTCCCGGCTCGGACTCTAG
- a CDS encoding MMPL family transporter, whose product MNASASGSSVPASPEGPKKRSGTGRRTGRLIFLLPVLLVLAWLAVGGIGGPYFGKISEVADNNQTSYLPASSASTQVAALQEKFTDSDAIPAVVVYVNNDGLTEADRTFVTGRASALSGVSGVAGQVSPPQFSTDGKAAEIFVPVQDNDAAATTVEDLGGVAGDGIPSGLDSYVTGPAGQLADITEAFGGIDTSLVLVAALAVLVILVVVYRSPLLPFLVLLTSILALSAAILVVFYLAKAGALTLNGQVQGILFILGIGAATDYSLLYVSRYRESLRDHEGRWDATKAALKGTIEPVLASAATVVAGLLCLLLSDLNSNKALGPVAAIGIGFSFLAAMTLLPALLMLTGRAAFWPRRPAFGSPHPDRDGNAGKGFWPRVARSIKAHPRRLWVVPAVVLLVACAGLLQLRASGVPQSDFVLGETSAKEGQQVLGEHFPSGSGSPALIVAPESELDTVARAVLSTPGVDALVVDATGTPEGTLPVTADGVQASTVPGTSGAPKVVEGKVLLEATLKEAAESDAAEQTVSAMRGNVAGIGDVLIGGVTATTIDTNAAAAHDRDLIIPVVLVVILFLLMLLLRALLAPFLLILTVLLSFGATMGVSALVFNHVFRFPGADPAVPLFGFIFLVALGVDYNIFLMTRVREESIGHGTREGVVRGLMITGSVITSAGIVLAATFAALGVIPVLFLAQLAFIVAFGVLLDTLVVRSLLVPALSYDIGDRIWWPSRLARRSGPAAEARR is encoded by the coding sequence ATGAACGCCTCAGCGTCCGGCAGCAGCGTACCCGCGTCCCCCGAAGGTCCGAAGAAGCGTTCCGGGACGGGGCGCCGGACCGGCCGGCTCATCTTCCTGCTGCCGGTGCTGCTGGTGCTGGCCTGGCTGGCGGTGGGCGGGATTGGCGGCCCGTACTTCGGCAAAATCAGCGAAGTGGCGGACAACAACCAGACCTCGTATCTGCCCGCCAGCTCGGCATCCACGCAGGTGGCCGCGCTGCAGGAGAAGTTCACGGACAGCGATGCCATTCCCGCCGTCGTCGTTTATGTGAACAATGACGGGCTGACCGAAGCGGACCGGACCTTCGTCACCGGACGGGCCTCCGCACTTTCGGGGGTCAGCGGCGTGGCGGGACAGGTATCCCCGCCGCAGTTCTCCACTGACGGCAAGGCGGCGGAAATCTTTGTGCCGGTGCAGGACAATGATGCCGCCGCGACCACGGTGGAGGATCTGGGCGGCGTTGCCGGCGACGGCATCCCCTCGGGCCTGGACAGCTACGTCACCGGCCCGGCCGGACAGCTGGCGGACATCACTGAAGCCTTCGGCGGCATCGACACCTCACTGGTCCTGGTGGCGGCACTGGCCGTGCTGGTGATCCTGGTGGTGGTCTACCGGTCACCGCTGCTGCCGTTCCTGGTGCTCCTGACGTCCATCCTCGCCCTGTCGGCGGCCATCCTGGTGGTCTTTTACCTGGCCAAGGCCGGAGCGCTGACACTGAACGGCCAGGTGCAGGGGATCCTGTTCATCCTGGGCATCGGCGCAGCAACCGATTATTCGCTGCTCTATGTTTCCCGGTACCGGGAATCCCTGCGGGACCACGAGGGGCGCTGGGATGCCACCAAGGCAGCCCTCAAGGGAACGATCGAGCCGGTGCTTGCCTCCGCCGCCACCGTGGTGGCCGGGCTGCTGTGCCTGTTGCTCAGCGACCTCAATTCCAACAAGGCGCTGGGTCCGGTGGCAGCCATTGGCATCGGATTCTCTTTCCTGGCCGCGATGACGCTGCTGCCGGCGCTGTTGATGCTGACCGGCCGGGCGGCGTTCTGGCCGCGCCGGCCCGCCTTCGGCTCCCCGCATCCGGACCGGGACGGCAACGCAGGCAAGGGGTTCTGGCCCCGGGTGGCAAGGAGTATCAAGGCGCACCCGCGCCGGCTGTGGGTGGTTCCCGCCGTCGTGCTGCTGGTGGCGTGCGCGGGCCTGCTGCAGCTGCGCGCCTCCGGAGTGCCGCAAAGCGACTTTGTGCTGGGGGAGACTTCCGCCAAGGAGGGGCAGCAGGTTTTGGGGGAGCATTTCCCCTCCGGTTCCGGCAGTCCGGCGCTGATTGTGGCCCCGGAAAGTGAACTGGACACCGTTGCCCGGGCGGTTCTGTCCACTCCCGGTGTTGACGCGCTGGTGGTGGATGCAACCGGCACACCGGAGGGAACGCTGCCGGTGACGGCCGACGGCGTGCAGGCCTCAACGGTGCCCGGAACCTCGGGTGCGCCGAAGGTGGTGGAGGGAAAAGTGCTGCTGGAGGCCACGCTCAAGGAGGCAGCCGAATCGGACGCCGCCGAACAGACGGTCAGCGCCATGCGCGGGAATGTGGCCGGGATCGGGGACGTGCTGATCGGCGGGGTAACGGCTACGACCATCGACACCAATGCTGCAGCCGCCCATGACCGGGACCTCATCATCCCGGTAGTGCTGGTGGTGATCCTGTTCCTGCTGATGCTGCTGCTGCGGGCTCTGCTGGCCCCGTTCCTGCTGATCCTGACGGTGCTGCTGTCCTTCGGGGCCACCATGGGCGTTTCCGCCCTGGTCTTCAACCATGTGTTCCGCTTCCCGGGCGCGGATCCGGCCGTCCCGCTGTTCGGCTTTATTTTCCTGGTGGCCCTGGGTGTGGACTACAACATCTTCCTGATGACCCGGGTGCGTGAGGAAAGCATTGGGCACGGCACGCGGGAGGGAGTGGTCCGCGGGCTCATGATCACCGGCAGCGTCATTACCAGTGCGGGCATTGTGCTGGCGGCAACGTTCGCCGCCCTGGGCGTTATCCCGGTGCTCTTCCTGGCGCAGCTGGCCTTCATTGTCGCCTTTGGCGTGCTGCTGGACACCTTGGTAGTGCGCTCGCTGCTGGTCCCGGCGCTGTCCTACGACATCGGAGACCGGATCTGGTGGCCCTCGCGGCTGGCCCGGAGATCCGGGCCAGCCGCGGAGGCGCGGCGCTAG
- a CDS encoding S-(hydroxymethyl)mycothiol dehydrogenase: MVHKVQAVVVKEKNAPVSLETILVPDPGPGEALVDILTCGVCHTDLHYKQGAINDDYPFLLGHEATGVVSAVGPGVTEVAPGDRVVLNWRAVCGECRACRKGEPQYCFNTANATQKMTLEDGTELTPALGIGAFAEKTLVAAGQCTKVDDDVDPAAVGLLGCGVMAGIGAAINTGAVQRGESVAVIGCGGVGIAAVAGAKLAGATTIIAVDIDSAKIELAKAQGATHGINSKEQDPVEAIRALTGGFGADVVIDAVGRPETYRQAFYSRDLAGRVVLVGVPNPDMKIELPLADVFGHGGSLKSSWYGDCLPSRDFPMLVEQYKLGRLDLDAFVTERIGLGDIEEAFTKMHDGKVLRSVVEL; the protein is encoded by the coding sequence ATGGTCCATAAGGTTCAGGCCGTAGTCGTCAAGGAAAAGAACGCACCCGTTTCGCTGGAAACCATCCTGGTTCCGGATCCGGGGCCCGGAGAGGCCCTGGTGGACATCCTCACGTGCGGCGTCTGCCACACCGACCTGCATTACAAGCAGGGCGCCATCAATGATGACTATCCGTTCCTGCTCGGCCACGAAGCCACCGGCGTGGTCTCCGCCGTCGGCCCCGGCGTCACCGAAGTGGCTCCCGGCGACCGCGTGGTGCTGAACTGGCGCGCGGTGTGCGGCGAATGCCGTGCCTGCCGCAAGGGCGAGCCGCAGTACTGCTTCAACACCGCCAACGCCACCCAGAAGATGACCCTTGAGGACGGCACCGAACTGACGCCGGCCCTGGGCATCGGCGCATTCGCCGAAAAGACGCTCGTGGCTGCCGGCCAGTGCACCAAGGTGGACGACGACGTCGATCCCGCCGCAGTGGGCCTGCTCGGCTGCGGCGTGATGGCCGGCATCGGTGCAGCCATTAACACCGGCGCCGTGCAGCGCGGCGAATCCGTCGCCGTGATCGGCTGCGGCGGCGTGGGCATTGCCGCTGTTGCCGGCGCCAAGCTGGCCGGCGCCACCACCATCATCGCGGTGGACATCGACTCCGCCAAGATCGAGCTGGCCAAGGCCCAGGGTGCCACCCACGGGATCAACTCCAAGGAGCAGGACCCGGTCGAGGCTATCCGCGCCCTCACCGGCGGCTTCGGTGCCGACGTCGTGATTGACGCCGTGGGCCGCCCGGAAACCTATCGGCAGGCCTTCTACTCCCGCGACCTCGCCGGCCGGGTAGTGCTGGTGGGCGTACCGAACCCGGATATGAAGATCGAACTGCCGCTGGCTGACGTCTTCGGCCACGGCGGGTCCCTGAAGTCCTCCTGGTACGGCGACTGCCTGCCGTCCCGGGACTTCCCCATGCTGGTGGAGCAGTACAAGCTCGGCCGGCTGGACCTGGATGCGTTCGTCACCGAGCGCATCGGCCTGGGCGACATCGAAGAAGCCTTCACCAAGATGCACGACGGCAAGGTCCTGCGCTCGGTGGTGGAACTGTGA
- a CDS encoding MBL fold metallo-hydrolase yields MTFRIDNVVTSGTFSLDGGTWDVDNNVWIIGDDAEVIVIDPAHNIDAVAEAVGDREVMAILLTHGHDDHIRAVEQARDRFSAPVFLHAADRMLWDAVFPDEGPDDEIEDGDTFEVAGHTLRALHTPGHSPGSVCFSLAAGEDVPEPVVFSGDTLFNGGPGATGRSYSDFPTIVESIKERLLTLPAETKVLTGHGDATSIAAEGPHLDEWIARGH; encoded by the coding sequence GTGACGTTCCGCATCGACAACGTCGTCACCTCGGGGACCTTCTCGCTGGACGGCGGCACCTGGGACGTGGATAACAACGTCTGGATTATCGGGGACGACGCCGAAGTGATCGTGATCGACCCCGCGCACAACATCGACGCCGTTGCCGAGGCCGTCGGGGACCGCGAAGTCATGGCCATCCTGCTCACGCACGGCCACGATGACCACATCCGCGCCGTCGAGCAGGCCCGGGACCGTTTCAGCGCCCCCGTGTTCCTGCACGCGGCAGACCGGATGCTCTGGGACGCAGTGTTCCCGGACGAGGGACCGGACGACGAGATTGAGGACGGGGACACCTTCGAGGTGGCAGGCCACACCCTGCGCGCCCTGCACACACCGGGGCACTCCCCCGGGTCGGTGTGCTTCTCGCTGGCTGCCGGTGAAGATGTTCCCGAACCGGTGGTGTTCAGCGGGGACACGCTCTTCAACGGAGGGCCCGGTGCCACCGGCCGCTCCTACAGCGATTTCCCCACCATCGTCGAGTCCATCAAGGAACGCCTGCTGACCCTGCCGGCCGAAACCAAGGTGCTGACCGGGCACGGGGACGCAACGTCCATCGCCGCCGAAGGCCCGCACCTGGACGAGTGGATCGCCCGGGGGCACTAA
- a CDS encoding SDR family oxidoreductase yields MSKVWFITGTSRGFGREWAEAALERGDSVAATARSTDSLTALVDTYGDRVLPLSLDVTDRAAVFAAVQRAQEHFGRLDVVINNAGYGQFGMVEELSEAEARDQIETNLFGALWVTQAALPYLREQGSGHIIQVSSIGGISAFPSVGIYHASKWALEGLSQALAQEVAGFGIKVTMIEPGGFSTDWGGSSAKHAQPIAAYDVVREQAANRPSRRGTPGDPRATRGPILKIVDAENPPLRAFFGEGPLAIAKADYESRLASWEEWQPVALEAHGGSN; encoded by the coding sequence ATGAGCAAGGTCTGGTTCATCACGGGAACATCGCGCGGCTTCGGCCGCGAATGGGCGGAAGCGGCCCTGGAACGCGGAGATTCCGTTGCCGCCACCGCCCGCAGCACGGACAGCCTCACCGCACTGGTGGACACCTACGGTGACCGGGTGCTGCCGCTCTCGCTCGACGTCACGGACCGCGCCGCGGTCTTCGCCGCCGTCCAGCGTGCACAGGAGCACTTCGGCCGGCTCGACGTCGTCATCAACAACGCCGGGTACGGGCAGTTCGGCATGGTCGAGGAACTTTCCGAGGCCGAAGCACGCGATCAGATCGAGACCAATCTGTTCGGAGCGCTTTGGGTGACCCAGGCCGCCCTGCCGTACCTGCGTGAGCAGGGCAGCGGCCACATCATCCAGGTCTCCTCCATCGGCGGCATTTCCGCCTTCCCGTCCGTGGGCATTTACCACGCCTCGAAGTGGGCCCTGGAAGGACTGAGCCAGGCGCTGGCGCAGGAGGTTGCCGGCTTCGGCATCAAGGTCACCATGATCGAGCCCGGCGGGTTCTCCACCGACTGGGGCGGCAGCTCCGCGAAGCACGCGCAGCCCATTGCCGCCTACGACGTCGTCCGGGAGCAGGCAGCGAACCGCCCCAGCCGCCGGGGCACGCCCGGTGATCCGCGTGCCACCCGCGGGCCGATCCTCAAGATCGTCGACGCCGAGAACCCGCCCCTGCGGGCGTTCTTCGGCGAGGGCCCGCTGGCCATCGCCAAGGCCGACTATGAGTCGCGGCTGGCGTCCTGGGAAGAGTGGCAGCCGGTGGCACTCGAAGCCCACGGAGGCAGCAACTAG
- a CDS encoding MerR family transcriptional regulator yields MQISQLVQQADVPLATVKYYIREGLLPAGRATSATRADYDENHLERLRLIRSLTVVAGLPLNRVKKILDVIDHPEGSVYEMLGTAIDALAGYLPGEDGPDRSCPRAEAALASLGSAYNASDDRMAAFAQLESALRAVEEVGMPADTERLRLYGDHLMAIARAEIEAMPTADPDAAVQYAVLGTALYEPVLAAIRRLAHQNLAIGAK; encoded by the coding sequence ATGCAGATATCCCAACTGGTCCAGCAGGCCGACGTACCGTTGGCGACGGTCAAGTACTACATTCGGGAGGGCCTGCTCCCTGCCGGGCGTGCAACCAGCGCAACCCGTGCCGACTACGATGAGAATCACCTGGAGCGGTTGCGGCTGATCCGCTCACTCACGGTCGTGGCCGGCTTGCCCCTGAACCGGGTGAAGAAGATTCTCGACGTGATCGATCACCCTGAAGGCAGTGTCTACGAGATGCTGGGGACGGCCATCGACGCCCTCGCGGGCTACCTGCCGGGCGAAGACGGCCCCGACCGCAGTTGCCCGCGCGCTGAAGCAGCCCTCGCTTCGCTGGGGAGTGCCTACAACGCCTCGGATGATCGGATGGCTGCCTTCGCGCAGCTCGAAAGCGCGCTCCGTGCTGTCGAGGAGGTCGGAATGCCGGCCGACACGGAGAGGTTGCGGCTTTACGGCGACCATCTCATGGCGATCGCGCGCGCTGAAATAGAAGCGATGCCGACAGCCGACCCGGATGCAGCTGTTCAGTACGCCGTCCTGGGTACCGCGCTGTATGAACCTGTTCTCGCAGCGATCCGCCGCCTCGCCCATCAAAACCTCGCCATAGGGGCTAAGTGA
- a CDS encoding DUF427 domain-containing protein, with protein MALQISPSMWKLLPELRYEPTPRRIRAQLGDNTVVDSTSAVLAYEPRRVTPLYAVPARDIAAELVAADPPARDPLADVPPEALMDPRYPFAAHTAPGQRLDLRAGSHDLPGAGFRPDDPDLAGYVLLDFDAFDRWLEEDQEIKGHPRDPFHRVDARQSSRNVRVHLGGQLLAETREPVFVYETMLPVRTYFPRGDVDWDALHPSLKQSVCPYKGTASYWSVTDRPEGTDLVWSYEAVLPDSAQLKDLVSFFDERTDVYVDGTKQDINSLFRF; from the coding sequence ATGGCACTGCAAATCAGCCCCTCCATGTGGAAACTCCTGCCAGAGCTGCGGTACGAGCCCACTCCGCGGCGCATCCGGGCACAGCTCGGGGACAACACCGTCGTGGATTCCACCAGTGCGGTCCTGGCGTACGAGCCGCGGCGGGTCACGCCCCTGTACGCCGTCCCGGCGCGGGACATTGCCGCGGAGCTGGTTGCCGCCGATCCCCCGGCCAGGGATCCGCTCGCTGATGTGCCGCCGGAGGCGCTAATGGATCCGCGCTACCCCTTCGCAGCGCACACGGCACCGGGGCAGAGACTGGACCTGCGTGCCGGATCCCATGACCTGCCGGGCGCGGGTTTCCGTCCGGATGATCCGGACCTTGCCGGCTACGTCCTGCTGGACTTCGACGCGTTCGACCGCTGGCTGGAAGAGGACCAGGAGATCAAGGGCCACCCGCGCGATCCCTTTCACCGGGTGGATGCCCGGCAGTCCTCACGGAACGTGCGGGTGCACTTGGGCGGGCAGCTCCTGGCCGAAACCCGCGAACCGGTTTTCGTGTACGAGACCATGCTGCCGGTCCGCACCTACTTTCCGCGCGGCGACGTCGACTGGGACGCCCTGCATCCGTCCCTCAAGCAATCGGTCTGCCCTTACAAGGGCACCGCTTCCTACTGGTCCGTCACTGACCGGCCCGAAGGCACCGACCTGGTCTGGTCCTATGAGGCTGTGCTGCCCGATTCGGCCCAACTGAAGGACCTGGTCAGCTTCTTCGATGAACGCACCGATGTGTACGTGGACGGCACCAAACAGGACATCAACTCACTGTTCCGGTTCTGA
- a CDS encoding MerR family transcriptional regulator — protein MRIGELARRAGVSTRALRYYEEQGLLTPARTTAGHRIYTEASLARVQLIQLLFTAGLSSRLLVRLLPAIDAKYLEPDLVARLEAERARLAADIFELQAAHRRLGVLLDISADPDDRECATTLD, from the coding sequence ATGAGAATCGGAGAGCTGGCAAGACGGGCAGGAGTCAGCACACGGGCACTGCGCTACTACGAGGAACAGGGTCTTCTCACACCGGCCAGGACCACGGCCGGGCACCGGATCTACACTGAAGCCTCGCTAGCGCGGGTCCAGCTCATCCAACTGCTTTTCACAGCCGGCCTGAGCAGCCGCCTCCTCGTCCGGCTTCTGCCCGCGATCGACGCCAAATACCTTGAACCCGACCTGGTAGCCCGTTTGGAGGCCGAGCGCGCGCGTCTCGCCGCTGATATTTTCGAGCTCCAGGCAGCTCACCGCCGGCTTGGCGTCCTCCTCGACATCAGCGCCGACCCGGACGACAGGGAATGCGCTACAACCCTCGACTAG
- a CDS encoding SDR family oxidoreductase codes for MHINGATALVTGANRGIGKSFVDQLLKGGARKVYATARDVETIDIRDSRVIPLRLDLLDEVSIKEAAVVASDVDLLINNAGITTGADLLTSPMGEIRADLETHLFGTLRVIRAFAPVIEAQGTGAIVNILSVLSWVATTEGSGSYSVAKAAEWNMTNGVRVELTGRNILVQGVHLAGADTDMMAGVDGPKIDPANVAKGSLAGVEAGAIEVLVDEPSRFVKASLSGDPARLYG; via the coding sequence ATGCACATCAATGGAGCTACAGCCCTCGTGACCGGAGCGAACCGTGGCATTGGAAAGAGTTTCGTGGATCAACTCCTCAAAGGCGGAGCCCGGAAGGTGTACGCCACGGCCCGTGACGTGGAGACGATCGACATCCGTGATTCCCGAGTCATACCGCTGCGCCTTGATCTATTGGATGAGGTGTCGATTAAGGAAGCTGCTGTCGTCGCATCGGACGTGGATCTGTTGATCAACAATGCCGGCATCACAACGGGCGCTGACCTTCTGACCTCACCCATGGGCGAGATAAGGGCGGACCTGGAAACGCACTTGTTTGGAACTCTGCGGGTTATTCGAGCATTCGCACCCGTGATCGAGGCTCAGGGGACAGGGGCGATAGTGAATATTCTGTCCGTCCTGTCCTGGGTTGCGACCACTGAGGGGTCCGGGTCCTACTCTGTGGCTAAAGCTGCGGAGTGGAACATGACTAATGGGGTGCGCGTGGAACTGACCGGCCGGAACATCCTCGTGCAGGGTGTGCACCTTGCAGGAGCTGATACGGACATGATGGCCGGCGTCGACGGCCCCAAGATCGATCCGGCAAACGTGGCCAAAGGAAGCCTCGCCGGGGTCGAGGCCGGGGCAATCGAAGTCCTCGTCGATGAACCGAGTCGTTTCGTCAAGGCCTCCCTCTCGGGAGACCCTGCCCGCCTCTACGGGTGA
- a CDS encoding cupin domain-containing protein — protein sequence MTSLHGIDVAAELRQVHSHWTPRVIGRVNDQYVKVAKLLGELVWHAHDAEDEMFLVVSGRLRIQLPDAEEVVLTPGQFYVVPRGVQHNPIADEEVEIVLIETVTTAHTGDVVVEGTVPVERQVGDFR from the coding sequence ATGACTTCTCTCCACGGAATCGATGTCGCCGCTGAGCTCCGGCAGGTCCACTCTCATTGGACCCCACGGGTCATTGGGCGCGTGAACGATCAGTACGTGAAGGTCGCGAAGCTGCTCGGTGAGCTGGTCTGGCACGCCCATGACGCGGAGGATGAAATGTTCCTCGTCGTCTCCGGTCGGTTACGCATCCAGCTGCCCGATGCTGAGGAGGTCGTACTCACGCCTGGCCAGTTCTACGTCGTTCCCCGCGGGGTGCAGCACAATCCGATCGCGGACGAGGAGGTCGAAATCGTCCTGATTGAAACCGTCACTACCGCGCACACCGGCGACGTCGTCGTGGAGGGCACCGTTCCGGTCGAGAGGCAGGTCGGCGACTTCCGCTGA
- a CDS encoding TetR family transcriptional regulator, translating to MPRLTDSRRAARREQIAAAAMRCFIANGFSETSMAEIIKESGLSAGSIYSHYDSKADLMRSVAAELLEERTAGLGAAATPGDVVRTILASIDRERARLLLQVWAEAARDPETASMVQDQLRAIQSAAEASLLDWVRAHTTPAEQDVVGEAATAAAHAVLSAAQGYVVRIALDPGLDPGVLISSIAAMVDR from the coding sequence ATGCCTCGTCTTACGGATTCCCGTCGCGCCGCCCGCCGCGAGCAGATCGCGGCCGCTGCCATGCGTTGTTTCATAGCCAACGGATTCAGTGAGACGTCGATGGCGGAGATCATCAAGGAGTCGGGGCTTTCCGCTGGCTCGATCTACTCCCACTACGACAGCAAGGCCGACCTGATGCGGAGCGTTGCCGCAGAATTGTTGGAGGAGCGGACCGCCGGTCTGGGCGCTGCAGCCACCCCCGGCGATGTGGTGCGAACCATCCTTGCCTCCATCGATCGCGAACGCGCAAGGCTTCTGCTTCAGGTGTGGGCCGAGGCTGCACGGGATCCGGAAACGGCCTCCATGGTGCAGGACCAGCTGCGGGCCATTCAATCGGCGGCTGAAGCGAGCCTCCTGGATTGGGTGCGTGCTCACACCACTCCTGCCGAGCAGGATGTTGTTGGGGAGGCCGCCACTGCGGCTGCCCATGCTGTCCTGTCTGCGGCCCAAGGCTACGTGGTCCGGATCGCCCTCGATCCAGGACTCGACCCCGGCGTGCTCATTTCCTCTATCGCCGCCATGGTCGACCGGTAG